TCTTTCAATATAAAGTAGTTTTTggcgaaaatgaaaacgtgtcagtttgacACTGTGGTAAACCTTGCGTTCCTatgttatttttgtttgttttgtgatgttggcggtaggtgcactagATTCTGTGGCCCTGTCCCCGGGAAGGcaaaagtgttcccattttgaaccatttcatgtgtctgaaggtagaactccgcctacctggcaggcccagagagcaaatcaagtgcacctataggcctaacgctggccaatcagatagatCAGATCACGGTGTCTGCGCAGtatagactgtaaaaagaagcctcgaatgcacagcaaagttgatactttGAGATTTTAAAAACGTTTAAAAACGTGACAAGAGAGAGACTCAAAGAATACAggaaagagctgctgtttttatgattaagttaatgtttaagttgttattgaGCACTGCTAACACTGTTCAAGACTTGTATGAGCCATAAAATTCCCGTTCTCCCCACGTCCActcacgctacaaccagcactgtagctgcaatgaatgagtgtTTCGATAAGCTtgcattgttattattagcggcttgtgtcttttttaatatcgaggactatttaactttctctggtcataggattAACAGCAttaattggtgcatgaggcagaaataatgcagtacGACTTGATTTTCGCCATTAGCTGAAGGCTGTCCCTTTTTCTcagcagatggagggagagaggagggactttgagtcgggtgagaggcatcctcaccgctgctccctctctcccctcagactgaccatcagatgcaggccatcagtccagtaaaataaaatatattatgcTCATTCAACTGTGCCTTaaaagtaatacaacaaattatcTATCAGCGTTCGTACGGTCCTGAAATTCCTGGAAAAGTAATGGAATTTTAAAATGTTGTTTTCCAGGCCTGGAAAAGTTTTGGAAAATGATAAAAGTAATGGAAATTAATTAAATAATTTCTGTTAATGTAATTTATTTAggcacattttttaaatattttatcaaTCAAATAAAAATCAACATATCTGCCAGGATCGGAATGACACTTTAgcacagggatcatcaactatactgaacaaaaatataaatgcaacatgtaaagtgttggtcccatgtttcagaagctgaaataaaagatcctagaacattttcatacgcacaaaaagcagatttctctcaaattttgtgcacaaatccccgttagtgagcatttctcattttccaagataatccatccacctgacaggtgtggtatatcaagaagctgattaaacagcatgatcattacacaggtgtgccttgtgctgcggacaataaaaggccactctaaaatgtgcagttttgtcacacaacacaatgccacagatgtctcaagttttgagggagcgtgcaattggcatgctgattgcaggattttccaccagagctgttgctctgtttatttctctaccataagccgcctctaacgtcattttagagaagctggcagtacgtccaaccggcctcacaaccgcagaccacgtgttaccacgccagcccaggaccaccacattgcacaactgaagactttctgcacaaactgtcagatatgtctcagggaagctcatctgcatgctcgtcgtcctcaccaggatcttgacctgactgcagttcgtcGTCGTAACCGacatcagtgggcaaatgctaatcttcaatggccactggcacactggagaagtgtgctctttgtGGATGAAActcgtcgtgtgggcgagcggtttgctggtgtcaacgttgtgaacagcgtACCCAATGCTGGCGGTGGGGGTATGGGCATTCATAAGCttcggacaacgaacacaattgcattttatctatggcaatttgaatgcacagagataccgtgatgagatcctgaagcccattgtcgtgccattcatccgccgccatcagctcatgtttcagcatgataatgcacggccccatgttgcaaggatctgtacacaattcatggaagctgaacatttcccagttcttccatggcctgcatactaactagacatgtcacccattgagaatgtttgggatgcgctggatcaacgtgtacgacagtgtgttccagttcccgccaatatccagccattgaagaggattgggacaacattctacaggccacaatcaacagcttgatcaactctattcaaaggagatgtgttgcgctgcatgaggcaaatggtggtcacaccaaatactgactgattttctgaaccacacccctaccttattttttaaggtatctgtgaccaacagatgcatatctgtattcccagtcatgtgaaatccatagattagtacctaattcatttatttcaattgactgatttccttatatgaactgtaactcagtaaaatctttgacattTTTGTTCAGCGCGCAGGCCAATtgtacatgctttgcaagaagaacgatttccctaataatcctgtttataTGGACACATATAAAATCAGGCTACCTGGTGGGACTTTGATAAATGCTGAAAATCTGCAATCAAAATAAAGATTATAtcacagcgaccatgttatttttgtgaAGGTCATTTGATTCTTGAGTTTGgacataaagtttgtatgtgaaaacaatttctaagatgcatactttaaATTTTTCCGAACTGACTTCACTCGCGCAAAAGAGGTAAGCTGGTGCTATCATATGCGCAGATCCAATACACTGCTGGAACTCCAATTAAGGTGTTTACAGTGCtttcggagagtattcagaccccttgactttctccacattttgttacattacagccttcttctaaaacggattaaattgtgttttcccctcatcaatctacacacaataccccataatgacaaagcaaaaacaggtttgtagaaatgtttggcacttttataaaaaacagaaatatgacatttacataagtattcagatcctttactcagtactttgttgaaacacattTGACAGAgattacaacctcgagtcttcttgggtatgatgctacaagcttggaacacttgtatttggggagtttctcccattcttctctgcagatcctctacgGCTCTGtacggttggatggggagcgtcgctgcacagctattttcaggtctctccagagatgttagatcgggttcaagtccgggctctggctgggccactcaaggacattcagagacttgtcccgaagccactcctgcgttgtcttggctgtgtgcttagggttgttgtcctgttagaaggtgaacttgagcgctctggagcaggttttcatcaaggatctctctgtactttgctccgttcatctttccctcgatcctggctagtctcctagtccctgccgctgaaaaaacatccagacagcatgatgttgccaccaccatacttcaccatagggatggtgccaggtttcctccagacgtgacacttgacattcaggccaaagagttccatcttggtttcatcagaacagagaatcttgtttctcatggtctgagagtcctttaggtgccttttggtaaactccaagcgggttgtcatgtgccttttactgaggggtggcttccatctggccactctaccataaaggcctgattggtggagtgctgcagagattgttgtccttgtggaaggttctcccatctccacagaggaactctggagctctgtcagagtgaccatcaggttctttgtgacctccctgaccaaggcccttctcccccgattgctcagtttggccgggtggccagctctaggaagcgtcttggtggttctaaacgtcttccatttaagaatgatggaggccactgtgttcttggggaccttcaatgctgcagacattttttggcacccttccccagatctgtgcctcaacacagtcctgtctcggagctctacggacaattccttcgacctcatggcttgtttttttctctgacatgcactgtcaactgtgggacattatatagacaggtgtgtgactttccaaatcatgtcaacaattgcatttaccacaggtggactccaatcaagttgtagaaacatctcaaggatgatcaatggaaacaggatgcacctgaactcaatttcgagtctcatagcaaagggtctgaatacttatgtaaataaggtatttctgtttttaaattttaatacatttgctaaaatttctaaaatcctgtttttgctttgtcattatggggtgttgtgtgtagattgttgaggaaaaaaattaatgtaatctattttagaataaggctgtaacgtaacaaaatgtgggaaaagggaagggtctgaatactttccgaatgcactgtacatgtcctaataattggaAAGATTACTCAGAAATCTAGGCGTATGCTTACTTTGATTATGACCCTACGCCGATTCAAGATAAttagagtaaggtgtttacatgactaatgatAAACTCAGCCTATTGTCATAATCAGTTGAACATTTAACTATTAGTCTGCATGTTAACATTCTCAGtatctggctaataatgggggcctcaaggaaaaaaATCTGTAGGCGTGTTATGCCAGGGCCGATTTCTTGTCCCTTTCCGCCCCTTGACCCATATTTAGGTTACTGGTGTTGTAATATTGGCCCTTGGTCTACATCTCAGCCTTGTTTCATTCCAATTTTGCTTATGCATAGGCCTAAACGTAGTTTTTTCCCCCCAGATTAGAATGTTTACTTGAAGTTGTCATACACGAGATAGCCTACCAATGAAGAATCAAACATATTTGTGGGTTCTGGTGGGCATCTTTCTCATGCTGACTCAGACTGGAGTTGGTGAGTGTTGGAGCGATGCAAAGCAAACCCAAAACAGTTGTTCTCCACAATATCAAGAAGAGTCTGAGAATTTGCTCTCTTATGCGTCTTGCTAAGTCATGGCAGCCCAACAGTGACTCAGGGACAACACGCAGACTTGACCTGTGAGCTCATAGAGACAGACGAGGAGCTCATCCAGATCTCATGGCAGAAGAGTACCAGGGGTTACCGTGCCAACCACACCTTCTTCATCATCACCCCTACCTATGGTCCATCACATGTCAAAGGGCGGGGGGACAGGGTGGGCTTCATTGGGAACACCACAGCACTGGTGGGCTCTATCCGACTGGGAGATGTGTCCCTGACTGATGAGGGCGTCTACACCTGCATCTTCACTGTGTTCCCCAGTGGGCCAAACATGACAGAGATCCACCTCAATGTCCAAAGTAAGAGGTTATTTATGATGTGTTTCCCCAATGGAATGAGTAGTTTGATACAATTATGTTAACAGTGTTCTTTACCTGCTTTCAAAGGGTTAGATTTTAAAGTGTATATATAGACATACATTCATATTAAGTCAATGTGTTTATTGTGTTTTTTCCCAATAGTTCCTCCTGTGATTTCGGTTGCTGTGGAGACTCCACCCGTGGTTGCTGAGGGGCAGGAGAGCATCTTGGCCACATGCACAGCGGCTAATGCCAAGCCCCCTGCAGAGGAACAGTGGAGCATGGCCAGTGCAAGACAACCACTGAGTCTGACAACCTCAACCATCACTGCACCTAACCCAGACGACACCACCACGGTGAGGGTCCATCTGAAGGGAGAGCCCTCCAGAGTCATGCACCAACAGGAGGTTCAGTGCCTGGTAAACTACACCACTCTGAGCCAGCAGAGGGTCATTCCCTACAAGCTAGATGTACACTGTGAGTATTCTCAATGACAACAGCCACAGTGTTTTTACTCAATATTAGACACAACAGTAACAGTACATAAATATTGTGGTACAACTTTTTGCCAATTCTACAGATCCATCAAATTCGGTCAAATTCATCCTTCATGAGAGCGCACCCCAGGTACTGGCGTTTCAGTGTGTAGTAGATGCCAACCCCACTCCAACAGAGTTCACATGGAAGAGGTCAGTTGTTCACATTCTTGTTAATGATGAGTATTTAATTTCCCCCAACCCATTTTCTAAGAATCATTGTCTACGTCTATATTTTGCTATGTGTCTACATTTGTCTTATAGACTGAATAGATCAAATCTCAGCGAGACTGGGGGCTTGTTGGAGTTAGAGAAGGTGGGCTCTGACTTCAGTGGTCTGTACAGCTGTGAGGTGTCCAACCCATACGGAGCAGCATCTGGTTTCCTGTATGTGCATAAAGGTAATGATGTATGTAGCCATCTTGACATTGAATTAATTAATTTGAGTCGTACATTCTGCAGAACTTGAACATACACTGactgcacaaaacattaggaacacctccctaatattgagttgcaccccattttacctcgactagccggtgcccccgcacattgactctgtaccggtacccccctgtatatagcctccctactgctattttattttactgctgctctttagctatttgcttttcttttttctttttcttaattaacacttttttattttacatttttctttaaaaaactgcaatgttggttaagggcttgtaagtaagcatttcactgtaatgtctacacctgttgtattcgggcgcatgtggcaaataaaatttgatttgatttttccctcagaaaagcctcaatttgtcagggcatggactctacactgtgtcgaaagcattccacagggatgctggctcatgttgactccaatgtttcccacagttgtgtcaagttggctggatgtcctttgggtggtggaccattcttggtgcacatgggaaactgttgagcgtgaaaaacccagcagcgttgcagttcttgacacactcaaaccggtgcgcctggcagctactaccatatcccgttttaaagtcacttaaatcttttgtcttgcctattcaccctctgaatggcacacatacacaatccatgtcccaattgtctcaaggcttagacatccttctttaacctgtctcctccccttcatctacactgattttaagtggatttaacaagtgacatcaataagggatcatagctttcacctggttagtctatgtaatggaaagagcaggtgttcctaatgttttgtacactcagtgtatatccccAGCTCTGTTTTCAACACAAAGTTATGTTCCATTATTGTTACTTATAATATTTAAGAAAGGGTAGATTGTTGGAAAGTAAAGGTTCTGTTTTTCCTATTTGCAGTTGATCAGCGCTCCATTGCACCAGTAGCCTTGTGGattttcctccccctcctcctcctctgcgtTGTAGTTGTCTCTCTGGCTATTATTTTCCAGAGGACCCCTGAGAGAGAGGTAACATTGTACAACTTCAGGACAAACAGTGTACACACACCTGTATTGACAAGTATCATTATGTGCTGCTGCTGTGTCTAAAAttatatttacagtgccttcagaaagtattcacacctcttgacttgttccacattttgttgttaaagtctgaatttaaaattgattaaattgagatttaaaaaaaagcagacattgaatatccctttgagcatcgtggttattaattacactttggatggatggtgtatgaatacacccagtcactacaaaggtacgggcgtccttcctaactcagttgccagagaggaaggacactgctcagggatttcaccatgaggccaatcgtgactttaaaacagttacagtttaattGCTGTGATGGGAGACaaatgaggatggatcaacaacatttttgttactccacaatactaatctaattgacagagtgaaaagaaagcctgcacagaataaaatattccaaaacatgcatcctgtttgcaacaaggcactaaagtaatactacaaaaatacaaagtgttatgtttgggtcaaatccaatacaacacattactgagtatcactctccatattttcaagcatagtagtggctgcatcatgttatgggtatgcttgtaattgttaaggactggggagttaaaatgaaaatgaaaatggttgtctagcaatgatcaacagccaatttgacagagcttgaagaatttggaaACAAATGATGGGCAAATGAACccataaagactcacagctgttatcgctgccaaaggtgcttctacaaagtattgactcaggggtgtgaatacttatttaaatgagctatttctgtatttcattttcaatagatttgcaaaaatgcctgctaatatgttttcactttgtcataatggggtattgtgtatagatgggtgatacaaaaatctatttaatccattttgaattcaggctgtaacaaaatgtggaataagtcaaggggtatgaatactttctgaaggcactatgtaTTTTTTGCAGAGCCATGGCACTgccgtatttgatacactgccgattttgcaggttttcctacttacaaagcatgtagaggtctgtaatttttatcacagtgtatgatttttaagtaattaatttgcattttattgtatgacataagtatttgatacatcagaaaagcagaacttaatatttggtacagaaacctttgtttgcaattacagagatcatacatttcctgtaggtcttgaacaggtttgcacacactgcagcagggattttggcccactcctccatacagaccttctccagatccttcaggtttcggggctgtcgctgggcaatacagactttcagctccctccaaagattttctattgggttcaggtctggagactggctaggccactccaggaccttgagatgcttcttacggagccactccttagttgccctggctgtgtgtttcgggtcgttgtcatgctggaagacccagccacgacccatcttcaatgctcttactgagggaaggaggttgttggccaagatctcgcgatacatggccccatccatcctcccctcaatacggtgcagtcatcctgtcccctttgcagaaaagcatccccaaagaatgatgtttccacctccatgcttcacggttgggatggtgttcttggggttatactcatccttcttcttcctccaaacagggcgagtggagtttagaccaaaaagctatatttttgtctcatcagaccaaatgaccttctcccattcctcctctggatcatccagatggtcattggcaaacttcagacgggcctggacatgcgctggcttgagcagggggaccttgcgtgcgctttAAACTGAAATCTGTGTTGCACAGGATGCTTGTTCTGATGCTATTGCTATTTTAATATGAGGCTCCGTACTGGCCTTAATAATTATGTGACTCTTAGTTGTAGGTACTGGCTGGCAATCTTCAGGGGTGAGTCTTAGGCTGTGGAGTGCAGGGACACTTTCGAAATCCTTCCATTCTCTGTCGCCAAGTCCAAGCCCTGTACTCTGACATTTTGCTGTCCCCTTTTGTAGAAAAGGCTACATATTCACTAAGAGGAGCAATCTCCCACGGCACAATGGTTTATTGGAATTCCCAGTGTTCATGGTGGACACCCGTGGACAACGCACAGCACCAGTCTGTCCCTGTCAATTATCCCATACCACATTTGTCCTTTTGCACTCCTAATTCAAAAGCTGGATATTTCAGTGCTGAACACTATATATTATATTGTTGCCGTCAGTGCCCGAGATGTAAACATTGAGAAAGCAATTACTTTGTAATCCACTCAATGCTGAAAGCTGCCGTCTTCCATTGTAAGAATGTTTTAATTACATTCCGAAGTGGAGACGGGGCAGTGTTTAGGAATTGTTCTTGTTGGAAGTTGTATTTTTAGGGCCCAGCTTTCCTTGACTGGTGTTTTTGTCAgcactcaaggatgatcagttgAAAGCTTGCGCTCAAATAGTATTTACTATGGGAGGGTAGTCTTTGGCTGGCAAAATGGAAGATGTTTATTACATTTCTTTCAGAGTGCATTTCATTGACAGTGGTCAAGCATTTCTTTATagttttgttatttatttaaattTATTTTAAGGGCAAATTGATACAATAAATGAGGATTAGCAGTGTGTCGATGTTAGGGGTGTatcgattcgttttaacaacgattcaaTTTGTATCACGATttgtggttgtcgatacgattcaaggacgatattggttcatttagaacgatacgatccgaaacgattcagtgacttgaaatcgattcagtaaccttttagccaaaaattcaaccagtgtgactgaaataaatacctggatactggacagtgcaggtgaagtttcctagattcctgtttcttgtaaggaccgcaatggtggcttgataatttctcgctcgtcggcttctcctctgtcgtccgccatgctatgttttgttgtcttggcgcctttgcgctgctgctggcgcgatgacgtcacggataggcagactgaatcgagtaatgtttaaagcctttatcattaaaagtgctaagaaaaaacatccatataaagtctgacgtgcttaaatccaatgggttatttcctagtatcgatacaatcgatttattacattttaaaacgatgttagatcgatatatgttgtccaaaaggccaactcgccgagcacagatcgatgtagttggatcataggaatataaatcgatacatcgatgtagtagatggatcgttacacccctagtcgATGTACAAAGACAGAGATACTAATTTGAGGTGTCAATTATCAAAGTGAACATATttcaaatacagtgaggggaaaaaagtatttgatcccctgctgattttgtacatttgcccactgacaaagaaatgatcagtctataattttaatggtaggtttatttgaacagtgagagacagaataacaacaacaaaatccagaaaaacgcatgtcaaaaatgttataaattgatttgcattttaatgagggaaataagtatttgaccccctctcaatcagaaagatttctggctcccaggtgtcttttatacaggtaacgagctgagattaggagcacactcttaaagggagtgctcctaatctcggcttgttacctgtataaaagacacctgtccacagaagcgatcaatcaatcagattccaaactctccaccatggccaagaccaaagagctctccaaggatgtcagggacaagattgtagacctacacaaggctggaatgggctacaagaccatcgccaagcagcttggtgagaaggtgacaacagttggtgtgattattcgcaaatggaagaaacacaaaagaactgtcaatctccctcggcctggggctccatgcaagatctcacctcatggagttgcaatgatcatgagaacggtgaggaatcagcccagaagtacacgggaggatcttgtcaatgatctcaaggcagctgggaccatagtcaccaagaaagcaattggtaacacactacgccgtgaaggactgaaatcctgctgcgcccgcaaggtccccctgctcaagaaagcacatatacagggccgtctgaagtttgccaatgaacatctgaatgattcagaggagaactgggtgaaagtgttgtggtcagatgagaccaaaatcgagctctttggcatcaactcaactcgccgtgtttggaggaggaggaatgctgcctatgaccccaagaacaccatccccaccgtcaaagatggaggtggaaacattatgctttgggggagtttttctgctaaggggacaggacaacttcaccgcatcaaagggacgatggacggggccatgtaccgtcaaatcttgggtgagaacctccttccctcagccagggcattgaaaatgggtcgtggatgggtattccagcatgacaatgacccaaaacacacggccaaggcaacaaaggagtggctcaagaagaagcacattaaggtcctggagtggcctagccagtctccagaccttaatcccatagaaaatctgtggagggagctgaaggttcgagttgccaaacgtcagcctcgaaaccttaatgacttggagaagatctgcaaagaggagtgggacaaaatccctcctgagatgtgtgcaaacctggtggccaac
This sequence is a window from Coregonus clupeaformis isolate EN_2021a chromosome 7, ASM2061545v1, whole genome shotgun sequence. Protein-coding genes within it:
- the LOC123491283 gene encoding nectin-1-like, yielding MKTCQFDTVILYGSVRHGSPTVTQGQHADLTCELIETDEELIQISWQKSTRGYRANHTFFIITPTYGPSHVKGRGDRVGFIGNTTALVGSIRLGDVSLTDEGVYTCIFTVFPSGPNMTEIHLNVQIPPVISVAVETPPVVAEGQESILATCTAANAKPPAEEQWSMASARQPLSLTTSTITAPNPDDTTTVRVHLKGEPSRVMHQQEVQCLVNYTTLSQQRVIPYKLDVHCEYSQ